One genomic segment of Centropristis striata isolate RG_2023a ecotype Rhode Island chromosome 11, C.striata_1.0, whole genome shotgun sequence includes these proteins:
- the LOC131980870 gene encoding gamma-crystallin N-A, giving the protein MSQYSGKIVFFEGKCFTGRKLEICSDCDNFQDRGFMNRVNSVRVESGAFVCFDHPDFKGQQYILEHGEYPEFQRWNAHNDHMGSCRPIRMHGEHYRMELFEGDNFSGQCVELCDDCPFLQARGLTKSCVNSTKVYGDGAWVLYEEPNYRGRMYIVERGNYCTHMEWQAENPNIQSVRRVANYF; this is encoded by the exons ATGTCTCAGTACTCAGGAAAG ATCGTGTTCTTTGAGGGAAAATGCTTCACTGGTAGGAAGCTGGAGATCTGCAGCGACTGCGACAACTTCCAGGACCGCGGCTTCATGAACAGGGTCAACTCTGTCCGTGTGGAGAGCGGGGCCTTCGTCTGCTTTGACCACCCAGACTTCAAGGGCCAACAGTACATTCTGGAGCACGGAGAGTACCCCGAATTCCAGCGCTGGAATGCCCATAACGATCACATGGGCTCCTGCAGGCCAATCAGGATg CATGGAGAGCACTACAGGATGGAGCTGTTCGAGGGAGACAACTTTTCAGGACAGTGTGTGGAGCTGTGTGACGACTGTCCGTTCCTGCAGGCACGAGGCCTGACAAAGAGCTGCGTCAACTCCACCAAGGTTTATGGAGATGGAGC cTGGGTGCTGTATGAGGAGCCCAACTACCGTGGCCGCATGTACATTGTGGAGAGAGGAAACTACTGCACCCACATGGAGTGGCAGGCCGAGAACCCCAACATCCAGTCTGTCCGCAGGGTGGCAAACTACTTCTGA